The following proteins are co-located in the Micromonospora coriariae genome:
- a CDS encoding glycosyltransferase family 2 protein — protein sequence MISIVVPTLGRPSLAILLDALAGQLAELPEVEVLLVDDRRDDTGELAVPGALAAYTKVLRGLAAGPAAARNLGWREARGGWVVFLDDDVVPSPDWARRLRNDLRVADRVGGVQGVVVVPPPAGRRPTDWERGTAGLAEGRWITADMAYRRAALAAVGGFDERFPRAYREDAELAHRVRLAGWDLVRGRRRVTHPVRPESRWVSLRNQRGNADDALLRRLYGRTWRSQLDLPGGRRSRHVAVTAAGAVALAGLALRAVHRHHCRRRVLGVVAGVSALGWAAGTAEFARVRVLPGPRTRDEVLTMLVTSALIPPLAVARWVGGWWRIRAVPAGALVTADRPATTDGPAPRRARTTEAA from the coding sequence ATGATCAGCATCGTCGTTCCGACGCTCGGCCGGCCCAGCCTCGCCATTCTGCTGGACGCCCTCGCCGGCCAGCTCGCCGAGCTGCCCGAGGTCGAGGTGCTGCTCGTCGACGACCGGCGCGACGACACCGGTGAGCTGGCGGTGCCGGGCGCCCTCGCGGCGTACACGAAGGTGCTGCGCGGCCTGGCCGCGGGCCCGGCGGCCGCCCGCAACCTGGGCTGGCGGGAGGCCCGGGGCGGGTGGGTGGTCTTCCTCGACGACGACGTGGTGCCGAGCCCGGACTGGGCCCGGCGGCTGCGGAACGACCTCCGTGTGGCCGACCGGGTGGGTGGCGTGCAGGGCGTGGTGGTGGTGCCGCCGCCGGCCGGGCGCCGCCCGACCGACTGGGAACGCGGCACCGCGGGCCTCGCCGAGGGGCGGTGGATCACCGCCGACATGGCCTACCGGCGGGCGGCGCTGGCCGCCGTCGGGGGCTTCGACGAGCGTTTTCCTCGCGCCTACCGCGAGGACGCCGAGCTGGCGCACCGGGTGCGGCTCGCCGGCTGGGACCTGGTCCGGGGCCGGCGCCGGGTGACCCATCCGGTACGCCCGGAGAGTCGCTGGGTCAGCCTGCGCAACCAGCGGGGCAACGCCGACGACGCGCTGCTGCGCCGGCTGTACGGCCGCACCTGGCGCAGCCAGCTCGACCTGCCCGGCGGCCGGCGGTCGCGGCACGTCGCGGTCACCGCGGCCGGCGCTGTCGCGCTGGCCGGCCTGGCGCTGCGCGCCGTGCACCGTCACCACTGTCGGCGGCGCGTCCTCGGCGTGGTGGCCGGTGTGTCGGCGCTGGGCTGGGCGGCCGGCACCGCCGAGTTCGCCCGGGTCCGCGTCCTGCCGGGCCCCCGCACCCGGGACGAGGTTCTCACCATGCTGGTGACCAGTGCGCTCATTCCGCCGCTCGCGGTCGCCCGCTGGGTGGGCGGCTGGTGGCGAATCCGGGCGGTGCCCGCCGGGGCGCTGGTCACGGCAGACCGGCCGGCGACGACGGATGGGCCCGCACCGCGCCGGGCCCGCACAACGGAGGCGGCATGA